The genome window ggtggatGATGgcagaagatggagaggagggagcagTGAAAAAGCCAACGAGTGTAATGATGTGTTAAAACAAACCTGCCTCAGTTGTGTGATTGTTTTCATCAGAGAGTGACTGAGCAAGGAGGCCGGGCTCTGCTGTGGCCTGTGAACTGAGACACTGTGTTGACTGAAGTAATCCTGGAGTCATGGCTGAAACGTCAAATGAGGTGAGTACGGCGTAGTGGCTGCTCAATTCTCAACTTTCTGCTGACGGAGTTCTTGGACTCGCTCACTGGACTGTAGTGCGCACCATGGGGCACTGCGCAGAACCTATGGCACCTGCCAGTGGAGAGcttggtgcataattgtgacaGAGTGGAGCTCTGAAGCCAGCGTTTATGCTCTCCTGCACTTCTACCCACACAACTCAAGTTTGTTTTATGAACACAGAGTGAGCGTGAAGCCTCTCCAagcctcctccacacacacacaaacacagagacagacacacatatacacacacacacacacacacacacacacaagagccTAACATGCCTTCGCCGTCGGACTCGAGCAGCGTGGCTTCGGCCTCGGGGTCCCGGGGGTGGTCGGACAGCCGCAGGGGTATGTCGGGCCGGGGGCCTGGTGGGGCTCGGCTGCTCCTGTACCTGGGGCTGTGCCACCTGGGCCTAGGGGCCATGGTCCTGGCTTTCTCTTTCACCAGCATGGCCTTCACGTCTTCAGCCCGTGTGAGGCAGTCCTGTCCATTCTGGGCTGGCTTCTTTGTAAGTGACAAAACATACAGAATTAATACACCAAAGACATCCTGAGGGCGGTTTTCTGATGGATGtggtgtctgtctgcaggtggtGGCATCAGGAATAGTTGGGATAATCTCATGGAGGAGACCTCTGACACTGGTGGTATGTATATTTCCATCTGCTAAAAGGAAAATTCGAGTCCCTTAGTTGTAAGTGTAAAACCATGTAACGGATTACTAACAGGGTAAAGAGAAACCCATAAAAACCCCAGGTTCATTCGTTATAGCCCTTTGATTGACTCCAGACTGGTCGAGCAATATGCACCACGAAAGCAAGTTTTGACACCTGAAGGCTTGTTTACACATTCATCTGATGAAAGTGGAAAGTTTCTTTGTGCTCACtgaaaatcagattttaaagAGGTGGGTGTacgagcatgatttgtgacatcacagataGTATGGAAGCCAATCCTAGTTGGGATTCctgggggggtggggtgggggtagTAGAAAGTCATTATCTTTTAAAATACAGGGTATTataaacatcctgaaacatgACTGGAGGGGTCCCTTTAGTAGCTGCTCTGGTGCTTTTGAACATATCACATGGTCTTCATCAGAAGATATATATGATGACATGGAGTTTGCTTAGTCGTCGCGCAATTGAAGTTGttcaaatttcatttttttccgaGCACTGTAAAGACTTGGGTGTccattttggctcaaaatttGAGTTTATGCTGAACTTGACCAAATCTTGAGGCCCTTTGTTACAAGGGCCCTGTAACAAAGTGCAGTTGTATTCATACTGCTTTTACTGTGTACTCACATTGTACATGATTGTTGAGTTTTTACATTTGCTGCTACTGTTTAGTTCCTTTTCACTACAGTTTCGAGCCAAATATTGTAGCTTTGACtcaccacatttatttgatagtCTTAGTTACTCAaaactttgcagattacatgcagcatcAGAAAGtcagacatttttaaattaaattatgaaTTGGCAGTCCAAGTTTTGACAATCCAGTGTGATTTTAACTTTACTGATActgaagtacatttattgcaagaaaatagctttttttatttctacatttgatAAGTTTAAGACGTTGGTCAAGCACTAGATGTATGGGGGAATTTCCCTTTTACCAAACTAATATTTGAACACAATATTTATAAGACTAACCTTTTACTAAAGTGTGACTTTTGGTTACTTCTTTGAACTTCACTTTTAGTTCCTCCCGTCTCACTGAATACTCAGGGAATTAGTGacttagtaaaaaaaaaaaaaaattaaaaaaggataaatctgCTGCACACTCTTGGCCTTGCATGACCCAAGTTTTGACACGCTGCTCTAAATCCAAACATGGCTGTGTGCTCCTCCACAGGTGTCACTGTTCATGCTGCTGTCCGCAGTGTGTGTGATCCTCAGCCTGGCTGGCTCCATGCTCTCCTGTCAGAACGCACAGATGGTCAAGTCGATGCTCACCTGCCAGGTAAACAACTTTATGCAAGTGTTGTCTTCTGCCTCGTGCTGCAATGCCCTTCTAGCCAGATGCATGTGGAACGTGCCAGGAATAACTGTGGATATGTTTTTAGTGTGGACTTCAGTATTTCACACCAACCCACTCTGTATGGGAATGTTTGTAGATGGAGAacggactgtgtgtgtgttgcgcaCCCACTCAACCCTGCTCCATGTTGGAGGATGAGACCTTGGTCCTCTATCAGATCGCTGACTGTCACTCAGTCAGACATCAGCTGAAGGTAGGTGGGATCCGTCCCTATACTGGAGACCCAAATAATCGTTGACGGAAAAGTTCACAGTTTGTCAGGTGTGCGTATTATCACTGAAACAGGTTTTGCTTGATGTCATCATTCTTTCTGTCCTgtaattatatttatttcaaaaaccTCAAGTCCTCGTTTTGAGCTAAAATGTAGTCAAAAGTTTATCTGACGCTAGCATGAGGCAGATTGGGTGTCTTCCAAGTTATTGTCGTGACAACGTCAGCTGTTCATGTTTTCCCtttgtgggtttgtgtgtgtgtttgtgtgtgtgtatcattaTGGCAAAATGTACTCCTTGAGGACATTTTGTAGCAAGTAACTATGACAGAAGAGGTTCTGATTATTTCTTCAAGTGTGGACGGATTTTTGTCAGTGCGATAGTATCACAGCAGTGTGGGAAAAAGTCAAGCTTTATGACTTTCTCCCACACTGCTGTGATTCTATCGCTTCATACTATCTCAGGTGTGCAGTTGAGATTATAATGACGGCTGAGATTGAAGATGGTTGTCATCCAAGCCAGGATACTGGAGCTAGAGTGTTAGTATATAGGAAAGGGGCCATTAGACCTCCCCACTTTATGGCCCTGGCCCCTGCTTGTTTTAAGTTGCAGATTGGTGTAATCCAGTCATTTTGTTAGATGTTTATGTGTCTATGTCTGTCTTTCTTACTGTggtctgtggacagattctgtCCATGTTTAATACAGATTTGTTGAGTCTTGTCAACCTATCCTTTAAATATGACATATTCCTGCCAACGAAATGTTAAACATGACTGAATGCGCATTTCTTTTCAGGACCTTTTGTTCAGCGCGTGTGGTCTCAGCATTCTCTCCACCATCATCTGTACTCTGTCCACTGTGACCTGCAGTATCCACATATTCTCTCTGGACCTTGTGCACCTGGTGAGTGCAGACACAGCACATTTTACACCagactggcttttttttttttgcttcctaCAAATGACGAATACCCGGCAGTAAAACACAAGGCTGTATTCAGGCATCaggatttacatttaaaaatttaaaaaacagactATGCACAACTGCTGTGGCCCATTGCATGTATCTGTTGTGCATGTTTTCCATTCTAGCTGGCTCCACATCGCTCTCGTTCAGTCAACCCAGAATGCACCACTCCTCAGGACGCCTTCCTGACCAACATCATGGACTTTGAGGAGTTTGTCCCGCCCATACCTCCACCACCTTACTATCCTCCTGAGTACACCTGCAGCTCTGAAACAGACGCTCAGAGGTACCACATCAGCACTTAACAAACCCTTATTAaacatacataaaaatatattgtGAAAGGAAATAATTTGTGTGACATTTCTTATTGACACCTAGCATCACGTACAATGGCTCCATGGAGAGTCCTGTTCCTCTCTACCCCACTGACTGCCCCCCTCCTTATGAAGCTGTGATGGGACAGAGAGCTGTGagtcaggtgagtgtgtgtgtgtgtgtgtgtgtgtgtgtgtgtatatatatatatatatctgtgtgtgctGAGTGTGATTAACCTGCTGCCTGTGCTGATCCTGGTTTAATTTGACTGTCAAGGCAACAGTGTATGAACAGCACGGCAATGAgctgtctggagagagaggaacCTCTACTGCCTTCAGTGGAGAAGGTGAGAAACCATCACAGATTCACTTCAGGATCAGAATCAGCCGTTTTTGGCCAAGCATGTGTACACATAGAAGGGATCTAACTGTAATGCACATACAAGTTAATGGaagaaatacagtaaatatatgGAAAAGCAACAATAACCAATAACAACATACAATGTCTTTATGCATATCAAATGTCCCTGTAAATTGTAAACAATACAAAGGTGCTAAGGGAGACATATTAAATGGGTCATGTAACAGATTACTTCATGTACATGAAGTTGGAGGTTATATACAGTAAATGCACGTTTACATATGTCTTCATACAGTGTGTTTGAACATTGATAGTAGAGAGGCCGACACTGAGGCTGCTATCTTATATTCACCCGCATGCAAAGGAGCATTATGTTGAAGTCTGAAAAGCCAGTGGGAGAATGTGATATTTTTAACGATTTATCAAATTACggaaaattaatcaaaacaaatgttacAATCAATTCATTTTTATCTTATTATGCAAAaggtgaaacacatttttttttttttaaatggaccGCAGATTAAAGTCAGTTGTTACTCACAGCATTATAAAGTGGAAGCAGACAGCATTTCcaaatgttattattgttgGTGCCGCTGTAGCAAAGACAGCTGGTGTGTTTCCGATTTCCTCACAGTAACGAATACCAACTGCACAGGAAGAAACAGTTTTACtcattcatttagtctataatggagacatGGAAGCAGATttaaatggtgccaggctgccagccgACTTGATCAacagtcagccttcattttaCACAGATTTTGTGCCTGTAGGCAGACAAAATAGCACAGTGAAAACAAGGTAATAGGAAACTCAAATAAACGCTGATGTTGTCATCATTCTTTATCTTACATTATGCAATCAACAAAGCCTTAATAATGATacgttaaaacaaaaaacttatCTATTGCCAGATTCATGttttatacaaaataaatacaaataatctttaaaataaTCTGTATATATAAATTAAACTAAAGGCAAAGTTGTCCCTTCATGATAAAGGATTACCTTTTATTTCTTAGTATCCATGGACAGTGGATCTCTGTTGATGTCAGAGATCGTGGACATCCCCGATGACTCCTCCCCTTCTGAGGACTCCTGTCTGATGGAGGTTGGTCTGAGGAACCAGGGGGAGAGGGGCAACAGGACCGCTGGTGAGGGAGGAGACGGAGTAGAGGTTGGGGAGCACTTTAGCTTTCGTGGTCCCACGTGTCAGACACCAGAGAGTCCTCTGGCGGGAGGTCCGAGAGCCAGGCGcttcatcagaggagagagatccAACTCCTGCTCCTCACCGAGCACAGCAACCACCACATACAGGTGAGGACAAACAAACGTGCATACAGTTTATTAATGAAGGACCTCACAGTTtacaattaacattttttagTTCTCTCCTGTTTTTGCACTGCAGGTCTCCAGTCCTGCGTCGCCAGGCCATGCTAGCAAGTAGCTGTTCCCAGCTGGAAGCAATAGAAGTTTCCACCTCTCAACAGCGATCCTCCATCCCAGAGTTTCGAATTTGCCCCTCCACTCCCTCACGCCAGGGAGCTACCCcagcctcctctgctcctccgaCCTTATCCACCCCAGCTGCCAGGGAGCAGAGTGGCGGGCAGGGTAACGGTCCACCCTTCTTGGGCCAGCTGCCGTTGTACCTTCAACGAAGGGCTGGGAAGGTCGAGAAGGATGGAGAAGGAGTGAGAAGGGATAGCGAAGGGCTCCTACGCCTGGTGAGGTCACACAGTGAGCCTGGCCTCGGCTCCTCGACTGATACAGGTGAGTCACACACGAGAATGAGTACATCTCTTACGATACTATTCCTGTGCGATAACCTGCCGTCATATCTCCTTCTCTCTAGTTGACTTTGGCTCTGTTGGCAGCAAAGCATCAACAGGCACAGGTAAGAGACTTTTCTCACTTGACAGTCCAATTAAAGgccaaaaaacccaaaagaaAACACGTCAAAATTGTTTTGATGAGATATAATTCAACACATTTGCACCTAATGGCTGTCATTTATCAAACCCTCTTAGAAACAAATGCATATTTAAACACCGCAGGAGAAAATCTGTCCCCCTGTGCAGATGATTTATGATTCTCTTCCACAACATCCAACCTTCTACATTAGCAGTGATCTGATTAGAGATGATCAATTAGATTCAGCTGTGGGAGCAATAATGTGCCTCACCAGTTCCTCATGTACATTGTTTAAACTGATTTATCAATATTGGATATGTCAGGGAACAACGCATCTTTTGGGGATTTTAGACAGCCAAATTTGGACTTTTCATGGTGGATTTGTCGTATCAATTATTACATTTCAACACAAAATTGTATGCTCTTCTTTCCTCCAGAGCATGATGACAATCTGGCATATTCATTTCAACGGAATTCCATATTTGGTGAAGATATATAGTATACTTCTTTAGAACAAGGCTGTCCTTT of Sparus aurata chromosome 17, fSpaAur1.1, whole genome shotgun sequence contains these proteins:
- the fam189b gene encoding protein FAM189B isoform X3; the protein is MPSPSDSSSVASASGSRGWSDSRRGMSGRGPGGARLLLYLGLCHLGLGAMVLAFSFTSMAFTSSARVRQSCPFWAGFFVVASGIVGIISWRRPLTLVVSLFMLLSAVCVILSLAGSMLSCQNAQMVKSMLTCQMENGLCVCCAPTQPCSMLEDETLVLYQIADCHSVRHQLKDLLFSACGLSILSTIICTLSTVTCSIHIFSLDLVHLLAPHRSRSVNPECTTPQDAFLTNIMDFEEFVPPIPPPPYYPPEYTCSSETDAQSITYNGSMESPVPLYPTDCPPPYEAVMGQRAVSQATVYEQHGNELSGERGTSTAFSGEVSMDSGSLLMSEIVDIPDDSSPSEDSCLMEVGLRNQGERGNRTAGEGGDGVEVGEHFSFRGPTCQTPESPLAGGPRARRFIRGERSNSCSSPSTATTTYRSPVLRRQAMLASSCSQLEAIEVSTSQQRSSIPEFRICPSTPSRQGATPASSAPPTLSTPAAREQSGGQGNGPPFLGQLPLYLQRRAGKVEKDGEGVRRDSEGLLRLVRSHSEPGLGSSTDTVDFGSVGSKASTGTGPSSEACLLPRTSLPPAAALPRKGSMKSAATGVQVPSKPTPTSPLRLPKDCHRSLGDLKVTRGLVARFLQRSKRNLSPSTEHAGNTGQGPKRRTGTDGAATNHLPLEQVLLTPWNTSRGHPNHHTHHPHRHGHHHSHSDSRHNRHHGGRAPEGIHLRSCGDLSSSSSASLRRLMTPNPPHGSSGALYSESAL
- the fam189b gene encoding protein FAM189B isoform X1, whose amino-acid sequence is MPSPSDSSSVASASGSRGWSDSRRGMSGRGPGGARLLLYLGLCHLGLGAMVLAFSFTSMAFTSSARVRQSCPFWAGFFVVASGIVGIISWRRPLTLVVSLFMLLSAVCVILSLAGSMLSCQNAQMVKSMLTCQMENGLCVCCAPTQPCSMLEDETLVLYQIADCHSVRHQLKDLLFSACGLSILSTIICTLSTVTCSIHIFSLDLVHLLAPHRSRSVNPECTTPQDAFLTNIMDFEEFVPPIPPPPYYPPEYTCSSETDAQSITYNGSMESPVPLYPTDCPPPYEAVMGQRAVSQATVYEQHGNELSGERGTSTAFSGEVSMDSGSLLMSEIVDIPDDSSPSEDSCLMEVGLRNQGERGNRTAGEGGDGVEVGEHFSFRGPTCQTPESPLAGGPRARRFIRGERSNSCSSPSTATTTYSSLLFLHCRSPVLRRQAMLASSCSQLEAIEVSTSQQRSSIPEFRICPSTPSRQGATPASSAPPTLSTPAAREQSGGQGNGPPFLGQLPLYLQRRAGKVEKDGEGVRRDSEGLLRLVRSHSEPGLGSSTDTVDFGSVGSKASTGTGPSSEACLLPRTSLPPAAALPRKGSMKSAATGVQVPSKPTPTSPLRLPKDCHRSLGDLKVTRGLVARFLQRSKRNLSPSTEHAGNTGQGPKRRTGTDGAATNHLPLEQVLLTPWNTSRGHPNHHTHHPHRHGHHHSHSDSRHNRHHGGRAPEGIHLRSCGDLSSSSSASLRRLMTPNPPHGSSGALYSESAL
- the fam189b gene encoding protein FAM189B isoform X2, with translation MPSPSDSSSVASASGSRGWSDSRRGMSGRGPGGARLLLYLGLCHLGLGAMVLAFSFTSMAFTSSARVRQSCPFWAGFFVVASGIVGIISWRRPLTLVVSLFMLLSAVCVILSLAGSMLSCQNAQMVKSMLTCQMENGLCVCCAPTQPCSMLEDETLVLYQIADCHSVRHQLKDLLFSACGLSILSTIICTLSTVTCSIHIFSLDLVHLLAPHRSRSVNPECTTPQDAFLTNIMDFEEFVPPIPPPPYYPPEYTCSSETDAQSITYNGSMESPVPLYPTDCPPPYEAVMGQRAATVYEQHGNELSGERGTSTAFSGEVSMDSGSLLMSEIVDIPDDSSPSEDSCLMEVGLRNQGERGNRTAGEGGDGVEVGEHFSFRGPTCQTPESPLAGGPRARRFIRGERSNSCSSPSTATTTYSSLLFLHCRSPVLRRQAMLASSCSQLEAIEVSTSQQRSSIPEFRICPSTPSRQGATPASSAPPTLSTPAAREQSGGQGNGPPFLGQLPLYLQRRAGKVEKDGEGVRRDSEGLLRLVRSHSEPGLGSSTDTVDFGSVGSKASTGTGPSSEACLLPRTSLPPAAALPRKGSMKSAATGVQVPSKPTPTSPLRLPKDCHRSLGDLKVTRGLVARFLQRSKRNLSPSTEHAGNTGQGPKRRTGTDGAATNHLPLEQVLLTPWNTSRGHPNHHTHHPHRHGHHHSHSDSRHNRHHGGRAPEGIHLRSCGDLSSSSSASLRRLMTPNPPHGSSGALYSESAL